A portion of the Lolium rigidum isolate FL_2022 chromosome 1, APGP_CSIRO_Lrig_0.1, whole genome shotgun sequence genome contains these proteins:
- the LOC124673960 gene encoding probable aldo-keto reductase 1 has translation MEETPVIPRVRLGTQGLQVSKLGLGCMGLTGSYNSPLDDDAGVAVIAHAFRRGVTFFDTSDFYGPHTNETLLGKALKQLPREQVQVATKFGIQLHEYGAGAGAICGRPEYVRACCEASLRRLGIDHIDLYYQHRIDTTVPIEDTMGELKKLVEEGKVKYIGLSEASPDTIRRAHTVHPISAVQMEWSLWARDIEPEIVPLCRELGIGIVPYSPIGRGFFGGRGVTEQVSSESNLKGHPRFSAENLQKNKHLYLKMEELAKKHQCSTTQLALAWVLHRGDDVVPIPGTTKIKNLESNIDSLKVEPTEDDLKEIDNQIREEDVAGGRSYTSFAHANWNYADTPKK, from the exons ATGGAGGAAACCCCAGTGATTCCTCGCGTCCGGCTCGGCACCCAAGGACTGCAG GTGTCCAAGCTGGGGTTAGGGTGCATGGGTCTGACGGGCTCCTACAACTCCCCgctcgacgacgacgccggcgtgGCCGTCATCGCGCACGCCTTCCGCCGCGGCGTCACCTTCTTCGACACCTCCGACTTCTACGGCCCCCACACCAACGAGACACTCCTGGGCAAGGCGCTGAAGCAGCTGCCGCGGGAGCAGGTGCAGGTGGCCACCAAGTTCGGGATCCAGCTACACGAGTACGGCGCCGGCGCTGGCGCCATCTGCGGCAGGCCGGAGTACGTGCGCGCCTGCTGCGAGGCCAGCCTACGCCGCCTCGGCATTGACCACATCGACCTCTACTACCAGCACCGGATAGACACCACCGTCCCCATCGAGGACACG ATGGGTGAGCTTAAGAAGCTAGTGGAGGAGGGGAAGGTCAAGTACATTGGGCTATCCGAGGCGAGCCCCGACACCATCAGGCGTGCTCACACGGTGCACCCGATCTCCGCGGTGCAGATGGAGTGGTCCCTCTGGGCTCGAGACATCGAGCCCGAGATTGTGCCGCTCTGCAG AGAATTGGGGATTGGAATTGTTCCTTACAGCCCAATTGGCCGCGGGTTTTTCGGTGGAAGAGGAGTCACGGAACAAGTGTCCTCTGAATCTAATCTG AAAGGGCATCCACGGTTTTCAGCAGAAAACCTGCAGAAGAACAAGCATCTGTACTTGAAAATGGAAGAACTAGCTAAGAAACACCAGTGCAGCACTACTCAGCTAGCTTTAGCATGGGTTCTGCATCGAGGGGATGATGTGGTTCCCATACCAG GGACAACCAAGATCAAGAATCTGGAATCCAACATTGACTCCTTAAAGGTAGAGCCCACAGAAGATGACCTGAAAGAAATTGACAATCAGATACGTGAAGAAGATGTGGCCGGTGGAAGGAGTTATACTTCCTTTGCCCATGCCAACTGGAACTATGCAGACACACCAAAGAAGTAA
- the LOC124673970 gene encoding pentatricopeptide repeat-containing protein OGR1, mitochondrial-like, with translation MPPPPAATAAAAAAQHLESFLPRLTTLSQYKQFHARLLTSGRLHSDTFLRARFLDRLALSAHPEALPHALLLLRSLPSPATNDFNAALRGLAASPHPARSLLLLAGRLLPSPSPPPPRLDALSLSFALKASARCSDGPATLQLHALVVRLGCTPDVRLMTTLVDSYAKCGDLASARKVFDEMIVRDVASWNSLLAGLAQGTEPTLALALFHRLTGSFHELPPREAPNELTIVAALSACAQIGSLQDGLYVHEFARKIGVSGNVRVCNALIDMYSKCCSLGPALEVFHSIRREDRTLVSYNTAIQAVSMHGHGADALRLFDEMPTSIEPDEVTYIAVLGGCNHAGLVDDGLRVFHAMRVPPNVKHYGAVVDLLGRAGRLAEAYDTIKSMPFPADIVLWQTLLGASKKHGDVELAEVAATKLAELGSNVDGDYVLLSNVYASKARWADVDRVRDTMRSNDVQKVPGFSYTEISGVMHKFINGDIDHPRWREIYKALEGIVSRIGELGYEPETDNVLHDIGEEEKQNALCYHSEKLAIAFGLIATPPGETLRVIKNLRICGDCHVVAKLISKAYGRVIVIRDRARFHRFEDGHCSCRDYW, from the coding sequence ATGCCACCCCcgccggcggcaacggcggcggcggcggcggcgcagcaccTGGAATCCTTCCTCCCGCGCCTGACCACGCTCTCACAATACAAGCAGTTCCACGCGCGCCTCCTCACCTCCGGCCGCCTCCACTCCGACACCTTCCTCCGCGCGCGCTTCCTCGACCGCCTGGCGCTCTCCGCGCACCCGGAGGCGCTACCgcacgccctcctcctcctccgctccctcccgTCTCCCGCCACCAACGACTTCAATGCCGCCCTCCGAGGCCTCGCCGCCTCTCCCCACCCGGCgcgctccctcctcctcctcgccgggcgcctcctcccctcgccgtccccgccgcctccccgcctcgacgcgctctccctctccttcGCGCTCAAGGCCTCCGCCCGATGCTCCGACGGCCCCGCCACCCTCCAGCTCCACGCGCTCGTCGTGCGCCTCGGATGCACACCCGACGTCCGGCTCATGACCACGCTGGTCGACTCCTATGCCAAGTGTGGCGACCTCGCGTCCGCGcggaaggtgttcgatgaaatgattgtgCGGGACGTGGCCTCATGGAACTCGTTGCTTGCTGGGCTGGCTCAGGGGACTGAACCGACCCTCGCGCTGGCGCTGTTCCACAGACTGACAGGGAGCTTCCACGAGCTGCCGCCAAGGGAGGCACCCAATGAGTTGACCATCGTCGCGGCGCTTTCTGCGTGTGCACAGATTGGCTCATTACAGGACGGGCTGTATGTGCACGAGTTTGCCCGAAAAATTGGTGTCAGCGGCAACGTTCGGGTTTGCAACGCGCTTATTGACATGTACTCCAAGTGCTGTTCGCTGGGCCCGGCGCTAGAAGTGTTCCACTCCATCAGACGAGAAGACCGGACGCTTGTGTCGTACAACACCGCAATACAAGCAGTTTCCATGCATGGCCATGGGGCCGATGCACTGAggttgtttgatgaaatgccgacATCTATCGAGCCGGACGAAGTGACATACATAGCCGTGTTGGGTGGGTGTAACCATGCTGGGCTTGTGGACGATGGCCTCAGGGTTTTTCATGCCATGAGGGTTCCTCCTAATGTGAAGCACTATGGCGCTGTTGTGGACCTTCTTGGCCGTGCAGGCCGCCTGGCTGAGGCGTATGATACCATCAAGTCTATGCCGTTTCCAGCAGACATCGTCCTCTGGCAGACATTGCTGGGTGCGTCCAAGAAGCATGGTGATGTTGAGCTCGCGGAGGTAGCTGCCACAAAGCTTGCTGAGCTTGGTTCAAATGTTGACGGTGACTATGTGCTCCTCTCTAATGTTTATGCGTCCAAGGCGCGGTGGGCAGATGTTGATCGAGTTCGTGATACAATGCGAAGCAATGATGTGCAGAAAGTACCTGGCTTCAGTTACACTGAGATAAGTGGTGTAATGCATAAGTTTATTAATGGTGACATAGATCACCCTAGGTGGCGGGAGATATACAAAGCACTAGAGGGAATTGTGTCAAGAATAGGTGAGTTGGGATATGAGCCAGAGACAGACAATGTGCTTCATGACATTGGGGAGGAAGAGAAGCAGAACGCATTGTGCTATCATAGCGAAAAGCTGGCCATTGCATTTGGCTTGATTGCTACGCCACCTGGGGAGACCCTGCGGGTGATAAAAAATCTCCGAATATGTGGGGACTGTCATGTAGTGGCAAAGCTCATCTCTAAAGCTTATGGCCGGGTGATTGTCATTCGGGATAGAGCAAGATTCCATCGCTTTGAAGATGGGCACTGCTCTTGCAGGGATTACTGGTGA
- the LOC124673980 gene encoding uncharacterized protein At3g28850-like, translated as MGCKGSKHALLDGAGCGARAPEPLRCSGLLPRHSVALSSSTLGTLSLDRATAAAAAVSFGGAEGPSKRQRRAPPRTPTKTPARDPEEINVWELMEGLDSDSDSDDNVLLRSAAGSPEFDEDVLSAFRDALAEFSPPPPDDPVKKEEIQVFAGVVRARLDAFQQRIDGGGRPGKRSSAPSPSPPPESARRVVLYLTSLRGVRQTHEDCWAAATILAGYGVRVDERDLSMHAGYKDELRDALGLTGAGKVGLPQVFVDGWHLGGAEEVRRMHESGELAEALEACEPAPGVAGGGKEGSGLPVESCGGCGGARFVPCDVCSGSCKVFVEDEDGTGAFRRCPECNENGLLRCPIC; from the exons ATGGGCTGCAAAGGGTCCAAGCACGCGCTGCTGGACGGTGCCGGCTGCGGGGCGCGGGCGCCCGAGCCGCTGAGGTGCTCCGGCCTCCTGCCGCGCCACTCCGTCGCGCTCAGCTCCTCCACGCTCGGCACGCTCAGCCTCGACCgcgccacggccgccgccgccgcggtttCCTTCGGTGGAGCGGAGGGG CCCTCGAAGCGGCAGAGGCGGGCGCCGCCCAGGACGCCGACCAAGACGCCGGCGCGCGACCCGGAGGAGATCAACGTGTGGGAGCTCATGGAAGGCCtcgactccgactccgactccgacGACAACGTGCTGCTGCGTTCCGCGGCCGGATCGCCCGAGTTCGACGAGGACGTGCTGTCGGCGTTCCGCGACGCGCTCGCCGAGTTCTCGCCGCCTCCCCCAGACGACCCCGTCAAGAAAGAGGAAATCCAGGTGTTCGCCGGCGTCGTGCGCGCGCGGCTCGACGCGTTCCAGCAGAggatcgacggcggcggcaggccCGGAAAGAGATCCTCCGCGCcttccccgtcgccgccgccggagagcgCGCGGCGGGTCGTCCTGTACCTGACGAGCCTCCGCGGCGTCCGGCAGACGCACGAGGACTGCTGGGCGGCGGCCACCATCCTCGCCGGCTACGGCGTGCGCGTCGACGAGCGCGACCTGTCCATGCACGCCGGGTACAAGGACGAGCTGCGCGACGCACTCGGCCTTACCGGCGCAGGCAAAGTCGGGCTCCCGCAGGTGTTCGTCGACGGATGGCACCTGGGCGGCGCCGAGGAGGTCCGGCGCATGCACGAGTCCGGGGAGCTGGCGGAGGCGCTCGAGGCCTGCGAGCCGGCgccgggcgtcgccggcggcgggaAGGAAGGATCGGGCCTGCCCGTGGAGTCGTGCGGCGGATGCGGAGGCGCGCGCTTCGTGCCGTGCGACGTCTGCTCCGGCAGCTGCAAGGTGTtcgtcgaggacgaggacggcaCGGGCGCCTTCAGGAGGTGCCCCGAGTGCAACGAGAACGGGCTACTCCGATGTCCGATTTGTTGA